Proteins from one Mycobacterium sp. HUMS_12744610 genomic window:
- a CDS encoding PE family protein has translation MNKRWNVMSSPFYIDPAVVQWLTANLDNISTNLVSGQAAAVGPTTGVAPMAADEVSAAIASVFGQQGQEFQALVAKAAAFHDQFTRNLATGLSQYVSAETANAAQMLQAAGARAAASILNPVNTWFLQETGRVLIGNGANGYTNSAGVGTQGGAGGWLYGSGGSGGTSTASGVAGGAGGSAGLIGNGGAGGTGGYGAAGGAGGAGGWLFGSGGSGGLGGAGGIGGAGGRAWLLGAGGVGGAGGTSNIVGVAGGAGGAGGHGGLFMGHGGAGGAGGAGAAGNTGTALNPDGGAGSAGGVGGAGGRGGLFLGAGGDGGAGGQGGAGGNSAAGGVPGLPGNGGVGGVGGHGGIFGAQGAHGAQGAQGAHGATG, from the coding sequence CCCGCAGTCGTCCAGTGGCTGACTGCGAATCTCGACAACATCAGCACCAACCTGGTCAGCGGCCAAGCGGCGGCGGTAGGTCCGACGACCGGGGTGGCGCCGATGGCGGCCGACGAGGTGTCGGCGGCGATCGCATCGGTGTTCGGCCAGCAAGGGCAGGAGTTTCAGGCGCTGGTCGCGAAGGCAGCGGCCTTCCATGACCAGTTCACGCGCAACTTGGCGACCGGCCTGTCGCAGTATGTCAGCGCCGAGACGGCCAATGCCGCGCAAATGTTGCAAGCTGCGGGTGCCCGCGCGGCTGCTTCGATCCTGAATCCGGTCAATACGTGGTTTTTGCAGGAAACAGGGCGTGTACTGATCGGTAACGGCGCCAATGGATACACCAACTCCGCAGGGGTGGGGACGCAGGGTGGGGCCGGCGGGTGGTTGTACGGCAGCGGCGGTAGCGGTGGTACCAGCACGGCATCAGGCGTGGCCGGCGGTGCTGGTGGATCGGCCGGTCTGATTGGTAATGGCGGGGCTGGCGGAACAGGCGGTTACGGCGCTGCAGGTGGCGCCGGCGGTGCCGGTGGGTGGTTGTTCGGTAGCGGCGGGTCTGGCGGCCTAGGCGGGGCCGGAGGTATCGGTGGTGCTGGCGGCAGGGCGTGGTTGTTGGGTGCCGGCGGTGTCGGCGGTGCCGGCGGAACATCCAATATCGTTGGTGTGGCCGGCGGTGCCGGTGGTGCCGGCGGTCACGGCGGGTTGTTCATGGGCCATGGCGGTGCCGGTGGTGCCGGTGGGGCGGGTGCCGCGGGCAATACAGGCACCGCCCTGAATCCGGATGGCGGTGCCGGCAGTGCCGGTGGTGTCGGTGGTGCCGGCGGTCGGGGCGGGTTGTTCTTAGGCGCCGGTGGTGACGGTGGTGCCGGCGGGCAGGGCGGCGCCGGTGGTAACTCCGCCGCGGGCGGTGTCCCCGGTCTCCCCGGAAACGGCGGTGTGGGCGGTGTCGGAGGGCACGGCGGCATCTTTGGTGCCCAGGGTGCTCACGGCGCCCAGGGTGCTCAGGGTGCTCACGGCGCGACCGGGTAG
- a CDS encoding tetratricopeptide repeat-containing glycosyltransferase: MIVKDEADVVAETLDSVAPYISSWVIVDTGSSDGTQDVIRKHMARLGIPGKLHQRPWRDFGHNRTEALDLAQGYGDYIWVIDADDIVVGTPDFTQLSADIYRMRLGDASFTYWRPQLFRDGVRVRYEGVVHETAVWGSDCVAERLEGNYYVESRRLGARSQDTQKYARDRDLLLAELERNPENARAVFYLAQSYFDLGDFANARKWYERRVEMEGLDEEVYYSMLRLAESMAGLDWPWLVVQDVYLQAWEFRPTRAEALYAIARRYREQQRYLPGHLFAQRAAQIPFPEKDLLFVRADVYAWRALDEQAVCASQLGNHVEAFMLCRRLLALSDIPDGDRQRIAVNRDVSVPVMLEAASSYPGALVQRLVAGPGAKVVVSLVAGPDRETTEQAIISFLNCCLDLPLWFGRFLVVDAGLSGPDRALLRERYGFLEFVDCSPGDRPATQLARLRAQIQGRFWLHLGQGWRFFAPENFITRMIAVLESEPQVFQVGINFDDAGKLTGACAAEEAVRRSPDAGRYVLAEAVASGPAMFDTARLDRAGGIGGSDPDPIAELGWRAAAVGLQTASLDEVFCIATVRPVQQPKAAARVAKKAAAQPVQHPKAAAWVAKKAPARRAQGPKAAAPVAKKFAARPAQQPKAPVRAAKKAASRPAQESKAAVPAAKKAAARPTQQPNAPAPVAKKAPTKKAPAKTGRRRKSFPQ; encoded by the coding sequence ATGATCGTGAAAGACGAAGCCGACGTCGTCGCGGAGACGCTTGATTCGGTAGCGCCCTACATCAGCTCGTGGGTGATCGTCGACACCGGTTCCAGCGACGGGACCCAGGACGTGATCCGCAAACACATGGCCCGACTGGGCATCCCGGGCAAGCTTCACCAACGACCATGGCGCGATTTCGGCCATAACCGCACCGAGGCACTGGACCTCGCCCAAGGCTACGGCGACTACATCTGGGTCATCGACGCCGACGACATCGTCGTGGGCACACCCGACTTCACCCAATTGAGCGCCGACATCTACCGCATGCGCCTCGGAGACGCCTCCTTCACCTACTGGCGCCCGCAGTTGTTCCGCGACGGGGTGCGCGTGCGCTATGAAGGCGTCGTCCACGAGACGGCCGTATGGGGGTCTGACTGCGTCGCTGAGCGCCTCGAGGGCAACTACTACGTCGAATCTCGTCGCCTCGGTGCCCGCAGCCAGGACACGCAGAAGTATGCGCGTGACCGCGACCTGTTGCTGGCCGAGCTCGAACGTAACCCCGAAAATGCGCGGGCGGTCTTCTATCTGGCCCAGAGCTACTTCGATCTGGGTGATTTCGCCAACGCTCGTAAGTGGTATGAGCGGCGGGTCGAGATGGAGGGCTTGGACGAGGAGGTCTATTACTCGATGCTGCGGCTCGCAGAGTCGATGGCGGGACTCGATTGGCCGTGGCTGGTTGTCCAGGACGTCTACCTTCAGGCTTGGGAGTTTCGACCGACCCGCGCCGAGGCGCTCTATGCCATCGCGCGGCGGTACCGCGAACAGCAGCGCTACCTTCCCGGTCACTTGTTTGCCCAGCGCGCCGCCCAAATCCCCTTTCCCGAAAAGGATCTCTTGTTTGTCCGTGCGGACGTCTATGCCTGGCGCGCGCTCGACGAGCAGGCGGTCTGCGCCTCCCAGCTCGGCAACCATGTGGAGGCGTTCATGTTGTGCCGGCGCCTGCTGGCCCTCTCCGACATCCCCGACGGTGATCGCCAGCGGATTGCGGTCAACCGCGACGTCAGCGTGCCGGTCATGCTCGAGGCGGCGTCCTCGTATCCTGGGGCGCTGGTGCAGCGTCTGGTCGCCGGTCCGGGCGCCAAGGTGGTCGTGAGCCTGGTCGCCGGACCGGACCGCGAGACCACCGAGCAGGCCATCATCTCGTTTCTGAACTGCTGCCTCGATCTACCACTGTGGTTCGGGCGCTTCCTCGTGGTCGATGCCGGCCTGTCAGGCCCCGACCGCGCGTTGCTGCGGGAGCGCTATGGGTTCCTCGAGTTTGTCGATTGCAGCCCCGGTGACAGGCCGGCCACGCAGCTCGCGCGGCTTCGCGCTCAGATCCAGGGCCGGTTCTGGCTGCACCTGGGCCAAGGCTGGCGGTTCTTTGCGCCCGAGAATTTCATCACCCGCATGATCGCGGTGCTCGAATCCGAGCCGCAGGTATTCCAGGTGGGCATCAACTTTGACGATGCGGGCAAGCTGACCGGCGCCTGCGCCGCGGAGGAGGCGGTGCGCCGCTCACCCGACGCCGGCCGCTACGTCCTGGCCGAGGCGGTTGCCAGCGGCCCGGCGATGTTCGACACCGCACGCCTAGATCGGGCCGGCGGCATAGGGGGCAGCGACCCAGATCCGATTGCCGAACTCGGTTGGCGGGCGGCCGCTGTCGGACTACAGACCGCCAGCCTCGACGAGGTGTTCTGCATCGCCACAGTCCGACCCGTGCAGCAACCCAAAGCCGCGGCGAGGGTCGCGAAAAAGGCCGCTGCCCAACCCGTGCAGCACCCCAAAGCCGCGGCGTGGGTTGCGAAGAAGGCGCCTGCGCGACGTGCTCAGGGACCCAAAGCCGCGGCACCGGTTGCGAAGAAGTTCGCTGCCCGGCCGGCTCAGCAACCCAAAGCGCCGGTGCGGGCCGCGAAGAAGGCCGCTTCCCGGCCGGCTCAGGAGTCCAAAGCCGCGGTACCGGCCGCGAAGAAGGCGGCTGCCCGACCCACGCAGCAACCCAACGCCCCGGCACCGGTTGCGAAGAAGGCCCCGACGAAGAAGGCCCCGGCGAAGACGGGACGTCGGCGGAAATCATTTCCTCAGTAA
- a CDS encoding class I SAM-dependent methyltransferase: MTQDLRAELFSPRYESWRYPEPIQDLEAWTEDNWEWFDPLHAHPILWPDREYKDNLDILVAGCGANQAAVFAFTNRAAKVVAVDTSQPALDHQQFLKDKYGLWNLELHQLRLQEVRKLRRDFDLIVTTGVLHHLPDAAAGMRALGACLRPDGALGVMLNAKYGRIGIEMLQLAFRNIGLGPDDESVQKVREIISALPPEHPVHNYFKMAPVSAQTDAALASVFLNGHERSFTVDESLDLVDSAGLVFQGWLINAPYYPHDWFSPGGSLDRAMNALPEAKLWSVIEELHVLNACHYFIACRPDRPKKSYKIDFSAADALDYVPRMRMRCGLDGEEIYRPNWRTALTPAQFQFVQQVDGRRTIRQIAKSLAQSKGAPRTNAAELEEFGRKLFESLWRLDFVAMTRNTKPANGTSN; the protein is encoded by the coding sequence ATGACTCAGGATCTGCGTGCAGAGCTTTTTTCCCCGCGATACGAGTCATGGAGGTATCCAGAACCGATACAGGACCTCGAAGCGTGGACCGAAGACAATTGGGAATGGTTTGACCCCCTTCACGCTCACCCGATTTTGTGGCCAGACCGCGAATACAAGGACAACCTCGACATCTTGGTCGCGGGATGCGGAGCCAACCAGGCTGCGGTTTTTGCGTTTACGAACCGCGCCGCGAAGGTAGTAGCGGTCGACACCAGTCAACCGGCACTGGACCATCAGCAATTCTTGAAAGACAAATACGGGTTGTGGAACCTGGAGTTGCACCAGCTTCGGCTCCAAGAAGTGCGGAAGCTGAGACGTGACTTCGACCTCATCGTGACGACCGGCGTTTTGCATCATCTCCCAGACGCTGCTGCAGGCATGAGAGCACTTGGCGCTTGCCTGCGGCCCGACGGTGCCCTAGGCGTTATGCTCAACGCGAAGTACGGTCGAATAGGGATCGAGATGCTTCAATTGGCCTTCAGAAACATAGGTCTAGGTCCCGACGACGAGTCGGTCCAAAAGGTCAGAGAAATCATCTCGGCGCTACCACCCGAGCACCCCGTCCACAATTACTTCAAAATGGCACCGGTTTCGGCGCAGACCGACGCCGCCTTGGCCAGCGTATTTTTGAATGGCCACGAGCGCAGTTTTACCGTCGATGAATCTCTCGATCTCGTCGACTCAGCTGGACTGGTGTTCCAGGGATGGCTCATCAATGCTCCGTACTACCCGCATGATTGGTTTAGCCCGGGGGGCTCGCTCGATCGAGCCATGAACGCATTGCCGGAGGCCAAACTGTGGTCCGTGATCGAGGAACTCCACGTCTTGAACGCATGTCATTATTTCATTGCGTGCCGGCCTGACCGACCGAAAAAGAGCTACAAGATCGATTTTTCAGCCGCTGACGCTCTTGACTACGTCCCGCGGATGCGCATGCGTTGCGGTTTGGACGGCGAAGAGATTTATCGACCGAATTGGCGTACGGCTCTCACCCCGGCCCAGTTCCAGTTCGTGCAGCAGGTGGATGGCCGTCGAACGATTCGACAGATCGCCAAGAGCTTGGCGCAGAGCAAAGGGGCGCCACGAACCAACGCAGCCGAGCTGGAGGAATTCGGTCGCAAGCTATTCGAATCGCTGTGGCGTCTAGATTTCGTCGCGATGACCCGGAATACAAAGCCGGCCAACGGTACCTCGAATTAG